A region of Vanessa cardui chromosome 1, ilVanCard2.1, whole genome shotgun sequence DNA encodes the following proteins:
- the LOC124542593 gene encoding NADH dehydrogenase [ubiquinone] iron-sulfur protein 3, mitochondrial-like produces MNTRLSKLLRSLRITSKRYFRTHKTLRNEEDSVKIDEKDNPFRLKPIEYESHTLRRHDNLRRQRLYEFGLYVAACMPKYVQKIQMQHTDELEILIAPEGFHPVLTFMAYHQHACFNQCSLATAVDVPCREYRFEVAYNLLSLRFGERVRVKTYTDELTPLHSAVSLWGNCNWLEREIYDMFGIIFTNHPDLRRILTDYGFQGHPLRKDFPLTGYIEVRYDDELKKIVYEPVEFAQEMRSYHLDSPWNHLRNFHEGVTCPESEKKY; encoded by the coding sequence atgaataccCGTttatcgaaattgttaagaTCATTAAGGATCACTTCGAAGCGATATTTTCGTACACATAAGACTTTACGTAACGAAGAAGATTCCGTGAAAATTGACGAGAAAGACAACCCCTTTCGTCTCAAGCCTATCGAATATGAAAGCCATACCTTGCGGAGACATGACAATTTAAGGCGGCAACGACTTTACGAGTTCGGGTTGTATGTCGCAGCATGCATGccaaaatatgtacaaaagatCCAAATGCAGCACACTGACGAGCTCGAAATTTTGATTGCCCCTGAAGGCTTTCATCCCGTTCTGACATTCATGGCTTATCACCAACATGCCTGCTTTAATCAATGCTCTTTGGCGACTGCGGTCGATGTGCCGTGCAGAGAATACAGATTCGAAGTTGCGTATAATCTCCTCAGCTTACGATTCGGTGAACGAGTGAGAGTTAAAACTTATACGGACGAACTAACGCCTCTCCATTCGGCTGTCAGTTTATGGGGTAACTGCAATTGGCTAGAAAGGGAAATATATGATATGTTCGGTATCATTTTCACAAATCATCCGGATCTAAGAAGAATCTTAACTGATTACGGTTTTCAAGGACACCCGCTCAGAAAGGATTTCCCGCTTACCGGTTACATTGAAGTTCGATATGATGATGAGTTAAAGAAGATCGTATACGAGCCAGTAGAATTTGCTCAAGAGATGCGTAGCTATCACCTGGATTCGCCTTGGAATCACTTACGGAATTTCCATGAAGGAGTCACTTGCCCTGAGTCAGAAAAGAAGTATTAA